Proteins encoded by one window of Cylindrospermum stagnale PCC 7417:
- a CDS encoding AbrB/MazE/SpoVT family DNA-binding domain-containing protein yields MVATVAKWGNSLAIRIPQNLAKEIHLAEGVEIDIRVADGTLVMKPRNRKRYSLDELIKGITPENLHSEIDSGIAVGNEVW; encoded by the coding sequence ATGGTTGCGACTGTTGCAAAGTGGGGAAATAGTCTTGCTATTCGTATTCCACAGAATTTAGCAAAAGAGATCCATTTAGCCGAAGGAGTGGAGATAGATATTCGTGTGGCAGATGGAACTCTAGTGATGAAGCCGAGAAATCGAAAGCGCTACTCCCTTGACGAGCTAATCAAGGGAATCACACCGGAGAATCTGCATAGTGAGATTGATAGTGGAATAGCTGTAGGAAATGAAGTTTGGTAG
- the mazF gene encoding endoribonuclease MazF: protein MVAQANLYIPSRGDIVYLDFDPTKGHEQRGHRPAFVISPIGYNEKTSLALFMPITKQEKGYPFEVLLPSALKIQGVILADQIKCLDWKSRGVQFVESVPESVIEEVQAKIEPLLL, encoded by the coding sequence TTGGTAGCACAAGCAAATCTATATATTCCAAGTCGGGGAGATATCGTTTACTTGGACTTCGATCCAACAAAGGGGCATGAGCAGAGGGGGCATAGACCAGCTTTTGTGATCTCGCCTATTGGATATAACGAGAAAACCTCTCTAGCTTTATTTATGCCTATCACGAAGCAAGAAAAAGGGTATCCTTTTGAAGTTCTTTTGCCATCTGCATTGAAAATTCAGGGCGTTATTCTCGCAGACCAGATTAAGTGTTTAGACTGGAAATCTCGTGGTGTTCAATTTGTTGAGTCAGTACCAGAAAGTGTGATTGAGGAAGTACAAGCCAAAATTGAGCCACTATTGCTATGA
- a CDS encoding aminotransferase class V-fold PLP-dependent enzyme, with product MTEVLVQSTNKKQEPPQLPLFVENIDSFWHQEIRPLFTDESLIFRVKTLNGKDVKYVNLDNGATTTPFAALKQYVDEMLDSYGSVHRGSGQKSIITTREYDASRDIIRDFVGSSSQNYVIFAKNTTEAINGAATLWAARPGKILVSDIEHSSNLLPWVTKDQIVQYRTQPDGSVRIAEIEDIFKAHQNLPEAEQIKLLTITGASTITGYRPPIYEIAALAHRYGAKIFADVCQLIQHERVDMRADDDPCHLDFVAFSGHKMYAPYGTGVLLGPKEFFDSCYPYQIGGGNLPYITRNLEIKRFYTERAHDPGTPNAMGAIAIAKAIQIIEALGRERIAEYEHHLVELTFQRLQGIPGVKVHIPGDNLAHVIPFDINEFDGRLVAEILAQEYGIGLRSGAFCTYEYIRKLKNISDEQDSEIARQVDRGITRNIPSIIRASFAVYNTLEDCDRFIGAIAEIAQNGVNHYLPYYKQDQTTGIWTVIDR from the coding sequence ATGACTGAAGTACTTGTACAAAGCACGAACAAGAAGCAAGAACCTCCACAATTGCCGTTGTTTGTGGAAAATATTGACAGTTTTTGGCACCAAGAAATCAGACCCTTATTCACAGATGAGTCTCTAATTTTCAGAGTGAAAACTCTTAACGGAAAAGATGTCAAGTACGTCAACTTAGATAATGGAGCCACAACAACTCCCTTTGCAGCCCTTAAGCAGTACGTCGATGAGATGCTTGACTCCTACGGTAGCGTGCATCGAGGCTCTGGGCAAAAGTCTATCATCACGACACGAGAATATGACGCTAGCAGAGACATAATTCGGGACTTTGTCGGGTCATCTTCCCAGAACTATGTCATCTTTGCAAAGAACACGACAGAAGCAATTAATGGAGCTGCCACACTATGGGCAGCAAGACCTGGCAAAATCTTAGTCTCTGACATTGAACATTCTTCAAACTTGCTGCCTTGGGTAACTAAAGACCAAATTGTGCAATACAGAACCCAGCCAGACGGAAGTGTAAGGATCGCGGAAATTGAAGATATCTTCAAAGCACACCAAAATCTCCCCGAAGCTGAACAAATCAAGTTATTGACCATTACAGGTGCCTCAACAATTACAGGTTATAGACCCCCGATTTATGAAATCGCAGCTTTAGCACATCGGTATGGCGCCAAAATATTTGCTGACGTGTGTCAGTTAATTCAGCATGAGCGGGTAGATATGCGTGCAGATGATGACCCCTGTCATTTAGATTTTGTGGCTTTCTCTGGACACAAGATGTATGCCCCTTATGGAACCGGGGTTTTACTGGGACCGAAGGAGTTTTTTGATAGCTGCTACCCCTATCAAATCGGCGGTGGAAACCTGCCTTATATCACCAGAAACCTAGAAATCAAACGTTTTTATACAGAACGGGCGCATGATCCGGGAACACCGAACGCAATGGGTGCGATCGCCATAGCAAAAGCGATTCAAATCATAGAAGCGCTTGGACGTGAGCGAATTGCTGAGTACGAACACCATCTCGTTGAACTCACCTTCCAACGGCTTCAAGGTATTCCTGGTGTTAAAGTACATATCCCTGGAGATAATTTAGCCCATGTTATCCCCTTTGATATTAATGAGTTTGACGGCCGCTTGGTGGCAGAAATTTTAGCACAAGAATACGGGATTGGGCTTCGATCTGGGGCTTTCTGCACTTATGAATACATTCGCAAACTCAAGAATATTTCCGACGAGCAAGACAGCGAGATTGCCAGACAAGTAGATAGGGGTATTACCCGTAACATTCCTAGCATTATCCGGGCAAGCTTTGCTGTGTACAACACACTTGAAGACTGCGATCGCTTCATCGGCGCGATCGCGGAAATAGCCCAGAACGGCGTTAATCACTATTTACCCTACTACAAACAAGATCAGACAACTGGTATTTGGACTGTAATAGACAGGTAG